A DNA window from Mycobacterium sp. IDR2000157661 contains the following coding sequences:
- a CDS encoding bacterial proteasome activator family protein yields MTDDDNIEIISGSTGEGDDEEQNDGKSLTDLVEQPAKVMRIGTMIKQLLEEVRAAPLDEASRNRLREIHRTSISELEDGLAPELREELERLTLPFTDDGTPSDAELRIAQAQLVGWLEGLFHGIQTALFAQQMAARQQLEQMRGQGALPPGVGVRGGPGQHGTGQYL; encoded by the coding sequence ATGACCGACGACGACAACATCGAGATCATCAGTGGCAGCACAGGTGAGGGCGACGACGAGGAGCAGAACGACGGCAAGTCGCTGACCGACCTCGTCGAACAGCCGGCGAAGGTGATGCGGATCGGAACCATGATCAAGCAGTTGCTCGAGGAGGTCCGGGCGGCTCCGCTGGACGAGGCCAGCCGCAACCGCCTGCGTGAGATCCACCGCACCAGCATCAGCGAGCTCGAGGACGGCCTGGCGCCCGAACTGCGCGAGGAGCTCGAGCGGCTCACCCTGCCGTTCACCGACGACGGCACCCCGTCTGATGCCGAACTGCGCATCGCCCAAGCCCAGCTGGTCGGTTGGCTCGAAGGGCTCTTCCACGGCATCCAGACCGCACTTTTCGCCCAGCAGATGGCGGCACGCCAGCAGCTCGAACAGATGCGGGGACAGGGCGCGCTGCCGCCCGGCGTCGGGGTCCGCGGCGGACCGGGCCAACACGGGACCGGCCAGTATCTCTGA
- a CDS encoding cysteine desulfurase-like protein has product MAYDVARVRGLHPTLGDGWVRFDAQNGMLLPDTVGRAVSTAFRGSTPTPVGPHPSAQRSAAVLDAARQAMADLVNADPRGVVLGADRAILLTSLADASSSRVGLGYEIVVTRLDDEANIAPWLRAANRYGAKVKWAEVDIETGELPSWQWENLITRPTRLVAITSASATLGTVTDLRAVTKLAHDLGALVVVDHSAAAPYQLIDIDDIDADVVAVNALAWGGPPIGALIFRDPSLIDTFGSVSLNPYAIGPARLELGAHQFGLLAGAVASIEYLASLEESAHGTRRERLTVSMQSASSYMNRLFDYLLMSLRSLSAVMVIGSPEARIPVLSFAVSDVPAERVVQRLADNGILAISNASSRVLDVIGVNDIGGAVTVGLAHYTTTAEVDQLVRALASLG; this is encoded by the coding sequence ATGGCATACGACGTCGCCCGGGTGCGCGGTCTGCACCCGACCCTGGGCGATGGCTGGGTGCGTTTCGACGCCCAGAACGGGATGTTGCTGCCCGACACCGTCGGCAGGGCGGTGTCGACCGCCTTCCGCGGTTCGACGCCCACCCCGGTGGGGCCCCATCCGTCGGCGCAGCGCAGCGCCGCCGTCCTCGACGCCGCCCGCCAGGCGATGGCGGATCTGGTCAACGCCGACCCGCGCGGTGTGGTTCTCGGGGCGGACCGGGCGATCCTGCTGACGTCGTTGGCCGACGCGTCGTCGTCCCGGGTGGGACTCGGCTACGAGATCGTGGTGACCAGACTCGACGACGAGGCCAACATCGCTCCGTGGTTGCGGGCCGCCAACCGGTACGGCGCCAAGGTGAAGTGGGCCGAGGTCGACATCGAGACCGGCGAATTGCCGAGTTGGCAGTGGGAGAACCTGATCACCCGGCCGACGCGGCTGGTCGCCATCACGTCGGCGTCGGCGACCCTGGGAACCGTCACCGATCTGCGCGCGGTGACCAAGCTAGCGCACGACCTCGGCGCGCTGGTGGTGGTCGACCATTCCGCGGCCGCGCCCTACCAGTTGATCGACATCGACGACATCGATGCCGACGTCGTCGCGGTCAACGCGTTGGCCTGGGGCGGACCGCCGATCGGCGCGCTGATCTTCCGCGACCCTTCGCTGATCGACACGTTCGGCTCGGTGTCACTGAACCCCTACGCCATCGGCCCGGCGCGGCTGGAGTTGGGCGCCCACCAGTTCGGCCTGCTCGCCGGAGCGGTGGCCAGCATCGAGTACCTGGCCTCGCTGGAGGAGTCGGCACACGGCACCCGCCGCGAACGGCTGACGGTGTCAATGCAATCGGCGAGTTCGTACATGAACCGGCTGTTCGACTACCTGTTGATGTCGCTGCGCTCGTTGTCGGCGGTGATGGTCATCGGCAGCCCTGAGGCCCGAATCCCGGTGCTGAGCTTCGCGGTCAGCGACGTGCCCGCCGAGCGGGTCGTGCAGCGGCTCGCCGACAACGGCATCCTGGCGATCTCGAACGCAAGCTCACGGGTGCTCGACGTCATCGGCGTCAACGACATCGGGGGTGCCGTGACCGTCGGTCTCGCCCACTACACCACCACCGCCGAGGTCGACCAGCTGGTACGCGCGCTCGCCTCGCTGGGCTGA
- a CDS encoding NAD(P)H-quinone oxidoreductase — translation MRAIVASPEGRLSWRDVPDVRPSDGEVLIKVSTAGVNRADLLQAAGKYPPPPGASDVIGLEVSGTIAAFGAGVTERPVGQQVCALLAGGGYAEYVAVPAGQVMPVPESVSLHEAAALPEVACTVWSNLVMTAGLRAGQLVLIHGGASGIGTHGVQVARAIGSRVAVTAGSQHKLDLCAELGAELTINYHDEDFVERVRAEGGADAILDIMGAAYLDRNIDALAVGGRLVIIGMQGGVKAELNIGKLLGKRAGVIATALRSRPVSGPGSKSEIVAEVVANVWPMIETGQVRPIIGAEFPVAEAGAAHELLDSGEVAGKVLLRVAD, via the coding sequence ATGCGTGCGATCGTGGCCTCGCCGGAAGGCCGACTGAGCTGGCGCGACGTTCCCGATGTCAGGCCCTCCGATGGCGAAGTGCTGATCAAGGTGAGCACCGCCGGCGTCAACCGGGCCGACCTGCTGCAGGCGGCGGGAAAGTACCCGCCCCCACCCGGCGCCAGCGACGTCATCGGTCTCGAGGTTTCGGGAACCATCGCCGCCTTCGGCGCAGGGGTGACTGAGCGCCCCGTGGGGCAACAGGTGTGCGCGCTGCTCGCCGGCGGTGGCTACGCCGAATACGTCGCTGTGCCCGCCGGACAGGTGATGCCGGTGCCGGAATCGGTGTCGCTGCACGAGGCCGCGGCGCTGCCCGAGGTCGCCTGCACCGTGTGGTCGAACCTGGTGATGACGGCCGGGTTGCGGGCCGGACAACTGGTGCTGATCCACGGCGGCGCCAGTGGCATCGGAACACACGGCGTGCAGGTGGCCCGCGCCATCGGCAGTCGCGTCGCGGTGACTGCAGGCTCACAACACAAGCTCGACCTGTGCGCCGAACTGGGCGCCGAGCTGACCATCAACTACCACGACGAGGATTTCGTCGAGCGGGTCCGGGCCGAGGGTGGCGCCGACGCGATTCTCGACATCATGGGCGCCGCCTATCTCGACCGCAACATCGACGCACTCGCCGTGGGTGGTCGACTGGTGATCATCGGGATGCAGGGTGGCGTGAAGGCCGAACTTAACATCGGCAAGCTGCTGGGCAAACGCGCAGGCGTGATCGCCACCGCCCTGCGCTCGCGCCCGGTCAGCGGGCCCGGCAGTAAGAGCGAAATCGTCGCCGAGGTGGTCGCCAACGTATGGCCGATGATCGAGACGGGCCAGGTGCGACCGATCATCGGCGCCGAGTTCCCGGTCGCGGAGGCCGGCGCCGCACACGAGTTGCTTGACTCCGGCGAGGTGGCGGGCAAAGTCCTTCTGCGCGTTGCCGACTGA
- a CDS encoding MarR family winged helix-turn-helix transcriptional regulator has product MEGMIAGRTASAMPGLDIAEQRSWQNFLDSALRLYATLNRSLVDTHQLTLNDVRLLDMLDKSAKGSARMGDLADALMSLPSRVTRQIRRLEMQGLVRRGASPDDGRGVLASITDEGTAAVRKAMVTYGEGVRAHFLGRLSRPQVAAMGENCRRIGVALKDGVPNAKVGRV; this is encoded by the coding sequence ATGGAGGGGATGATCGCGGGGCGTACCGCAAGCGCGATGCCCGGCTTGGACATCGCTGAACAGCGCAGTTGGCAAAATTTTCTGGACTCGGCGTTGAGGCTGTACGCGACCCTGAACCGGTCGCTGGTCGACACACATCAGCTGACGCTCAACGATGTCCGGCTGCTGGACATGCTCGACAAGTCCGCGAAGGGTTCGGCGCGGATGGGCGATCTCGCGGACGCCCTGATGTCGCTGCCGAGCAGGGTCACGCGGCAGATACGCCGACTGGAGATGCAGGGACTGGTGCGCCGGGGCGCGAGCCCGGACGACGGCCGCGGCGTGCTGGCCAGCATCACAGACGAGGGCACAGCCGCCGTGCGCAAGGCGATGGTCACCTATGGCGAGGGAGTGCGCGCGCATTTCCTCGGGAGACTTTCGCGGCCACAGGTCGCGGCGATGGGGGAGAACTGCAGGCGTATCGGTGTCGCACTGAAGGACGGGGTACCGAACGCCAAGGTCGGTCGGGTCTGA
- a CDS encoding HNH endonuclease signature motif containing protein — translation MSLVPGSEVEAAVARLRAARDGLMDLRLEAADVGELLGLLDTLESDRRRAPALEHQILGELSRRVAPADIGAKNWSEVLQRRLRIGVSDARRRLDEAKDLGPRRTMTGEALEPPLPNVAKRQAAGELGADHVRVIRKFFRELPVAVDYQTREGCEETLAQLAAEHTPDVLRQAADRLAALVNPDGVFDDVDRARRRHFTIGKQEADGMSPVRGLLDPEARATLDAVLGKWAAPGMCNPDDEAPCVDGEPSEVHVRADQRTQSQRNHDALKAMGRSVLSSGELGKHRGLPVTIIVSTTLQDLESAAGIAVTGGGTTLPMSDVIRLARHAHHYLAIFDKHTQEPLYLGRTKRLASAGQRIVLHSRDRGCTAPGCTVPGYGSEVHHAVLDWVDGGLTNITDEVLACPPHNRLVTEGGWTTRKRKDGRIEWIPPPLLDTGQARVNNYHHPQRYLLPDDDDGRTNEESGGGGI, via the coding sequence ATGAGTTTGGTGCCCGGTAGCGAGGTCGAGGCGGCAGTCGCACGCCTGCGGGCCGCTCGGGACGGCCTCATGGACCTGCGCCTCGAGGCGGCGGACGTCGGTGAGCTGCTGGGCTTGCTCGACACTCTCGAAAGCGACCGACGTCGCGCGCCGGCGCTCGAACACCAAATCCTCGGGGAGCTCAGCCGCCGTGTCGCACCGGCAGACATCGGCGCCAAGAACTGGAGTGAGGTGCTCCAACGGCGGCTACGAATCGGCGTCTCCGACGCGCGCAGGCGCCTGGACGAAGCCAAGGATCTGGGCCCTCGGCGCACGATGACCGGGGAGGCTCTGGAGCCACCGCTGCCCAACGTCGCCAAGCGCCAGGCCGCGGGCGAACTCGGCGCTGACCATGTCCGGGTGATCCGCAAGTTCTTCCGCGAACTGCCAGTGGCAGTGGACTATCAGACGCGCGAAGGGTGCGAGGAGACGCTCGCGCAGCTGGCCGCAGAGCACACGCCGGACGTACTGCGCCAGGCCGCCGACCGGCTGGCCGCACTGGTGAATCCCGATGGTGTGTTCGACGACGTGGACCGGGCCCGCCGTCGGCACTTCACCATCGGCAAGCAGGAAGCCGACGGGATGAGCCCTGTCCGCGGGCTGCTCGATCCGGAAGCACGCGCGACGCTCGATGCGGTGCTGGGCAAGTGGGCGGCGCCGGGCATGTGCAACCCAGACGACGAGGCACCGTGCGTCGACGGCGAGCCAAGCGAAGTCCACGTGCGCGCCGATCAACGCACACAGAGCCAGCGCAATCACGATGCCCTGAAGGCGATGGGCCGCTCCGTGCTCTCATCAGGAGAGTTGGGTAAGCACAGGGGATTACCGGTGACCATCATCGTCTCGACGACGCTGCAGGACCTGGAGTCCGCCGCCGGCATTGCGGTGACAGGCGGCGGCACGACGCTGCCGATGAGCGACGTCATCCGCCTGGCCCGCCATGCCCACCACTATCTTGCAATCTTCGACAAGCACACACAGGAGCCGCTGTATCTCGGGCGAACCAAGCGGCTCGCCTCTGCCGGGCAGCGAATTGTGTTGCATTCCAGGGATCGCGGGTGTACGGCACCGGGCTGCACCGTGCCCGGGTACGGCTCCGAGGTGCACCACGCGGTGCTGGACTGGGTCGACGGTGGACTGACGAACATCACCGATGAGGTGCTGGCGTGTCCCCCGCACAACCGCCTCGTCACCGAGGGTGGATGGACGACGCGAAAACGAAAAGACGGTCGCATCGAATGGATTCCGCCGCCGTTGCTCGATACCGGCCAGGCTCGGGTCAACAACTACCACCATCCGCAGCGGTACCTGCTGCCGGATGACGACGATGGGAGGACGAATGAAGAGAGCGGTGGCGGAGGGATTTGA
- a CDS encoding NAD-dependent epimerase/dehydratase family protein codes for MRVLVAGATSVPGLPLLRELMRRGHDVVGVTRSSDKTADIAAAGARPLVADVFDAEKIDKVVADVGPEAVVSLLTTLPKWGPLRYKHFEPARELWSRGAPNLVRAAQRSAVPRVIAESVIFAYGYPSSGPALIDESDPYPGPPPKGGEAMLAALRSMEQTVLTSGRSTDTEGIVLRYGAFYGPGVPHDELITRLAKFWAFPAVSGSGVVSWVHIDDVTTATAQALEHGRGGEIYNIVDDRPQSFGDYVREVSANLGRPRPLPVSPKLVGLVAPYAAAAFGTTWLPLSNAKAKAELDWTPRPRSTTRR; via the coding sequence ATGCGGGTGCTGGTCGCCGGTGCGACGAGCGTGCCGGGGCTGCCGTTGCTGCGGGAGCTGATGAGGCGGGGCCACGACGTCGTCGGCGTGACCCGGTCGTCGGACAAGACCGCCGACATCGCCGCGGCCGGAGCGAGGCCCCTGGTCGCCGACGTGTTCGACGCCGAGAAGATCGACAAGGTGGTCGCCGACGTCGGCCCCGAGGCGGTGGTGTCGCTGCTGACCACCCTGCCGAAGTGGGGCCCGTTGCGCTACAAGCACTTCGAGCCTGCGCGGGAATTGTGGAGCCGCGGTGCGCCCAACCTGGTGCGCGCCGCACAGCGGTCCGCGGTACCGCGGGTCATCGCCGAGTCGGTGATCTTCGCCTACGGCTATCCGAGCAGCGGGCCCGCGCTGATCGACGAGTCCGATCCCTACCCCGGCCCGCCGCCCAAGGGCGGGGAGGCGATGCTCGCGGCGCTGCGCAGCATGGAGCAGACGGTGCTTACGTCGGGCCGCAGCACCGATACCGAGGGGATCGTGTTGCGCTACGGCGCGTTCTACGGGCCCGGCGTGCCGCACGACGAGTTGATCACCCGGCTGGCGAAGTTCTGGGCGTTCCCTGCGGTCAGCGGCAGCGGGGTCGTGTCGTGGGTGCACATCGACGACGTCACGACGGCGACGGCCCAGGCGCTCGAGCACGGCAGGGGCGGCGAGATCTACAACATCGTCGACGATCGGCCGCAGTCGTTCGGCGACTACGTCCGCGAAGTGTCGGCCAACCTGGGCCGGCCTCGGCCGCTCCCTGTGTCGCCGAAGCTGGTAGGCCTCGTGGCGCCGTATGCGGCGGCGGCGTTCGGCACCACGTGGCTGCCGTTGTCGAACGCGAAGGCCAAGGCCGAACTCGACTGGACGCCGCGCCCCCGGTCTACTACTCGCCGGTGA
- a CDS encoding crotonase/enoyl-CoA hydratase family protein, which yields MADTYESVTVDINDHVARVTLIGPGKGNAMGPAFWTELPEVFAKLDADRDVRAIVLTGSGKNFSYGLDLMAMGGSLSEVLAEGATARPRADFHATILRMQGAINAVADCRTPTIASVHGWCIGGGVDLISAVDIRYASADAKFSVREVKIAIVADVGSLARLPLILSDGHLRELALTGKDIDSERAERIGLVNDVYPDAEASLAAAHQTAAEIAANPPLVVNGVKDVLDQQRIARVSESLRYVAAWNAAFLPSKDLSEGIKATFEKRAPNFTGE from the coding sequence ATGGCCGACACCTATGAATCCGTCACCGTCGACATCAACGACCACGTCGCGCGAGTGACGTTGATCGGTCCCGGCAAGGGCAACGCCATGGGACCCGCGTTCTGGACCGAGCTGCCGGAGGTGTTCGCCAAGCTCGACGCCGACCGCGACGTGCGGGCCATCGTGCTGACCGGCTCGGGCAAGAACTTCAGTTACGGCCTGGATCTGATGGCGATGGGCGGCTCGCTGTCGGAGGTGCTGGCCGAGGGTGCGACGGCCCGCCCCAGAGCCGACTTTCACGCCACGATCCTGCGGATGCAGGGAGCCATCAACGCCGTCGCCGACTGCCGCACACCGACCATCGCATCGGTGCACGGCTGGTGCATCGGCGGCGGGGTGGACCTGATCTCGGCGGTCGACATCCGCTATGCCAGCGCCGACGCGAAGTTCTCTGTCCGCGAGGTCAAGATCGCGATCGTCGCCGACGTGGGCAGCCTGGCGCGGCTGCCGCTGATCCTGTCCGACGGCCATCTGCGCGAGCTGGCGTTGACGGGCAAGGACATAGACAGTGAGCGCGCCGAACGAATCGGGCTCGTCAACGACGTCTACCCCGATGCCGAGGCTTCGCTGGCGGCCGCCCACCAGACCGCCGCCGAGATCGCCGCCAACCCGCCGCTGGTGGTCAACGGCGTCAAGGACGTGCTCGACCAGCAGCGCATCGCCCGCGTGTCCGAGTCGCTGCGCTATGTCGCCGCCTGGAATGCCGCGTTCCTGCCGAGCAAGGATCTGAGCGAGGGCATCAAGGCGACCTTCGAGAAGCGCGCACCGAACTTCACCGGCGAGTAG
- a CDS encoding TIGR03086 family metal-binding protein yields MPDDLRPGPESPPTDELRSAERSFAVLQQVLHGIAADDLHKQTGCREFDVAALTDHLLNSITTIGGMAGAEFGERDRDASVEEQVVLAARPALDAWRRRGIDGTVAFGGNEVPAKVMVGILSLEFLVHAWDYASAVGREVDAEESLSDYVLGLARKIITPEGRADAGFDDPVEVPADAAALDRLLAYTGRRAQSPSS; encoded by the coding sequence ATGCCCGATGACTTGCGACCCGGCCCCGAATCCCCGCCGACCGACGAGCTGCGCAGCGCCGAGAGGTCCTTCGCGGTTCTGCAGCAAGTCCTGCACGGCATCGCCGCCGACGATCTGCACAAGCAGACCGGCTGCCGCGAGTTCGATGTCGCCGCGCTGACCGACCACCTGCTCAACTCGATCACCACGATCGGCGGAATGGCCGGCGCCGAGTTCGGTGAACGAGATCGCGACGCCTCTGTCGAGGAGCAGGTGGTTCTCGCGGCGCGGCCCGCCCTCGACGCGTGGCGGCGCCGTGGCATCGACGGCACCGTCGCGTTCGGTGGCAACGAGGTGCCCGCCAAGGTGATGGTCGGCATCCTGTCGCTCGAGTTCCTGGTGCACGCCTGGGATTACGCAAGCGCTGTCGGTCGTGAGGTCGACGCCGAGGAATCGCTGTCGGACTATGTGCTCGGCCTGGCGCGCAAGATCATCACGCCGGAGGGACGGGCCGACGCCGGCTTCGACGACCCGGTCGAGGTGCCTGCCGACGCCGCGGCGCTGGACCGGCTGCTGGCCTACACCGGCCGCCGGGCCCAGTCACCTAGCAGCTAA
- a CDS encoding DUF4334 domain-containing protein, whose product MTATRTARETFTALKERTDQLTDAELDDFWATLEPATIEFMLGEWKGGEFHTGHKANGFMERLNWFGKTFHSAADAKPLVCLDADGNRFSNTEAMKGEASLWMEEFRGEVVASMVYDGAPVHDHFKVVDENAVVGIMNGKGALDFSSGAGRHLYFYLERV is encoded by the coding sequence ATGACCGCCACGCGAACCGCACGTGAGACGTTCACCGCGCTCAAGGAGCGCACCGACCAGCTGACCGACGCCGAACTCGATGACTTCTGGGCCACGCTGGAGCCGGCCACCATCGAGTTCATGCTCGGCGAGTGGAAGGGCGGCGAGTTCCACACCGGCCACAAGGCCAACGGCTTCATGGAGCGACTCAACTGGTTCGGCAAGACGTTCCACTCGGCCGCCGACGCCAAGCCGCTCGTCTGCCTTGACGCCGACGGCAACAGGTTCTCCAACACCGAGGCGATGAAGGGCGAAGCCAGCCTCTGGATGGAGGAGTTCCGCGGCGAGGTCGTCGCGTCGATGGTTTACGACGGCGCCCCCGTGCACGATCACTTCAAGGTGGTCGACGAGAACGCCGTCGTCGGCATCATGAACGGCAAGGGCGCCCTCGACTTCAGCTCTGGGGCAGGGCGGCACCTGTACTTCTACCTCGAGCGGGTTTAG
- a CDS encoding pyridoxal phosphate-dependent aminotransferase has product MTVRLRPEMADLPAYTPGRTVPGAIKIASNETVDSPLPSVRAAIVQATETINRYPDNGYVELKERLAKHVGDGAFAPEHISVGCGSVSLCQQLIQITASAGDQVLFAWRSFEIYPLQVRTAGATPVQVPLVDHTHDLDAMLAAITDRTRLIFVCNPNNPTSTVVDPDALARFVASVPPHILIAIDEAYVEYIREPMRPDSLGLVQRHSNVVVLRTFSKAYGLAGLRVGYAVGDPDVITTLGKVYVPFTATSVSQAAAIASLDAADELLARTDAVVAERSRVTAVLRDAGYPVPDSQANFVWLPLLGRAQEFAEAAANNRIIVRPYGDDGVRVTVAAPQENDAFIEFARRWKGTA; this is encoded by the coding sequence GTGACAGTCCGGTTGCGCCCCGAGATGGCCGACCTGCCCGCCTACACACCGGGCAGGACGGTGCCCGGCGCGATCAAGATCGCCAGCAATGAGACCGTCGACAGTCCACTCCCGAGTGTGCGCGCCGCGATCGTGCAGGCGACCGAGACCATCAACCGCTATCCCGACAACGGCTACGTCGAACTGAAGGAGCGGTTGGCCAAGCACGTGGGCGACGGGGCATTCGCCCCCGAGCACATCTCGGTCGGCTGCGGGTCCGTCAGCTTGTGCCAGCAGTTGATCCAGATCACCGCCTCCGCCGGCGACCAGGTCCTGTTCGCCTGGCGCAGCTTCGAGATCTACCCGCTGCAGGTGCGCACCGCCGGCGCCACGCCCGTGCAGGTGCCGCTGGTCGACCACACCCATGACCTCGACGCCATGCTCGCCGCGATCACCGATCGCACGCGGCTGATCTTCGTGTGCAACCCGAACAACCCGACCAGCACGGTCGTCGACCCCGACGCGCTGGCCCGCTTCGTCGCGTCGGTGCCCCCGCACATCCTGATCGCCATCGACGAGGCCTACGTCGAATACATCCGCGAGCCGATGCGGCCCGACAGCCTGGGTCTGGTCCAGAGGCACAGCAACGTCGTTGTGCTGCGTACCTTTTCGAAGGCGTACGGGCTGGCGGGGCTGCGGGTGGGTTACGCGGTCGGCGACCCGGACGTGATCACCACGCTGGGCAAGGTGTACGTGCCGTTCACCGCGACCAGCGTGTCGCAGGCCGCGGCGATCGCCTCGCTGGATGCGGCCGACGAACTGCTCGCACGCACCGACGCCGTCGTCGCCGAACGGTCGCGTGTCACCGCGGTGCTGCGCGACGCCGGTTACCCCGTGCCGGACTCGCAGGCCAACTTCGTTTGGCTGCCGCTGCTCGGCCGCGCCCAGGAATTCGCCGAGGCCGCGGCGAACAACAGGATCATCGTCCGCCCCTACGGTGACGACGGCGTGCGCGTCACCGTGGCCGCGCCGCAAGAGAATGACGCCTTCATCGAATTCGCCCGACGCTGGAAAGGAACCGCATGA
- a CDS encoding L,D-transpeptidase: protein MLAIARAPLAVLAAVTLVCAGSGVAGATAADAVRNNAAVTAISPGNGQVVGIAHPVMVEFAAPVRYRLAAQRAMTIETPSEVSGRFTWMSDRVMQWEPTTVWPAYTPVSVTAGDLSVEFDVGAAVTSVADISSHTFTVSIDGQVVREMPASLGKSGFDTPVGSFTVLEKQRRVKFDSRTIGIPLDDPEGYLIDGEYAVRITWGGVYVHSAPWSVGSQGYANVSHGCINLSPEDAAWYFDMVGIGDPVTVRS from the coding sequence ATGCTCGCCATTGCCCGCGCTCCGCTCGCGGTCCTAGCCGCCGTCACGCTCGTGTGTGCCGGTTCGGGCGTTGCCGGTGCCACGGCGGCGGACGCTGTTCGGAATAACGCCGCTGTCACCGCCATCTCTCCCGGCAACGGCCAGGTCGTGGGCATCGCCCATCCCGTCATGGTGGAGTTCGCCGCCCCGGTGCGCTATCGGCTGGCCGCGCAACGGGCAATGACGATCGAGACACCGAGCGAGGTGTCCGGGCGTTTCACATGGATGTCCGACCGGGTGATGCAGTGGGAGCCGACCACCGTCTGGCCCGCCTACACCCCGGTCTCGGTGACCGCGGGTGATCTCTCGGTGGAGTTCGACGTCGGCGCGGCGGTCACGTCGGTTGCCGACATCTCGTCGCACACGTTCACGGTCAGCATCGACGGACAGGTGGTTCGGGAGATGCCGGCGTCGCTGGGCAAGTCTGGATTCGATACTCCCGTCGGCAGTTTCACCGTTCTCGAGAAACAGCGCCGGGTCAAATTCGACTCTCGGACCATCGGAATTCCGCTCGACGACCCGGAGGGGTATCTAATCGACGGCGAGTACGCGGTGCGCATCACCTGGGGCGGCGTGTACGTGCATTCGGCGCCATGGTCGGTCGGTTCTCAGGGGTATGCCAACGTCAGCCATGGCTGCATCAACCTGAGTCCCGAGGACGCCGCATGGTATTTCGACATGGTCGGCATCGGCGATCCGGTGACCGTGCGAAGTTGA
- a CDS encoding SHOCT domain-containing protein, whose translation MFWYGHDMGWWGYAGMGIGMVLFWTLVVVGIVALIRVSLGAKDSGSTASMPPQQHYRVPEEILADRFARGEIDEADYENRLRLLHEHSRP comes from the coding sequence ATGTTTTGGTATGGCCACGACATGGGCTGGTGGGGCTACGCCGGCATGGGTATCGGGATGGTGCTGTTCTGGACGCTTGTCGTCGTCGGCATCGTTGCACTCATCCGCGTCAGCCTGGGCGCCAAGGACTCCGGAAGCACGGCGTCGATGCCACCGCAGCAGCACTACCGCGTGCCTGAGGAGATTCTGGCCGACCGCTTCGCCCGGGGCGAGATCGATGAAGCCGATTATGAGAACCGTTTGCGGCTTCTCCACGAGCACAGTCGCCCTTAG
- a CDS encoding DUF4396 domain-containing protein, protein MDDHMVHLQVAVIPTWVTVFAWIYTVAGLLFAAWILVDTYVGGYRQRVRGMELVWPITAVWSGPLGLWAYYRWGRPASPKWQSEHGSAPELGMPAKVAVEVIPGGAASFVGHAIAVPIVTLTGITIAGEHVWPMILLIAVFALPLLIAFEYHALTVTLGRQSSSGRRLRVATLISALAVLAFDLGMGATMLLVAFVLGYPHASMAFWLVMWGGITLGFITAYPMVWWLLARGTPQSVLEPAKTAETA, encoded by the coding sequence ATGGATGACCACATGGTTCACCTGCAGGTCGCGGTAATCCCCACCTGGGTGACGGTTTTCGCCTGGATCTACACCGTCGCCGGACTACTCTTTGCCGCCTGGATCCTCGTTGACACCTATGTGGGCGGGTATCGCCAACGAGTACGAGGCATGGAGCTCGTGTGGCCGATCACCGCCGTCTGGTCCGGCCCGCTCGGACTCTGGGCCTACTACCGCTGGGGCCGTCCAGCGAGCCCCAAATGGCAGAGTGAACATGGCAGCGCACCGGAGCTGGGCATGCCGGCGAAGGTCGCGGTCGAGGTGATCCCCGGCGGCGCGGCTTCGTTCGTGGGTCACGCCATCGCGGTGCCGATCGTGACCTTGACCGGAATCACAATCGCCGGTGAGCACGTGTGGCCGATGATCCTGCTGATCGCCGTGTTCGCACTGCCTCTTCTGATCGCTTTCGAATACCACGCGCTGACGGTGACATTGGGGCGGCAGTCCTCGTCGGGCAGGCGACTACGGGTCGCCACCCTGATCTCGGCCCTGGCGGTCCTGGCATTCGACCTCGGCATGGGCGCCACGATGCTGCTCGTCGCCTTCGTGCTCGGGTATCCCCATGCCTCGATGGCGTTCTGGCTGGTGATGTGGGGCGGCATCACGCTCGGGTTCATCACCGCCTACCCGATGGTGTGGTGGCTGCTGGCCCGCGGCACACCGCAGTCTGTGCTGGAACCCGCCAAGACCGCGGAGACCGCCTAG